From Streptomyces sp. NBC_00683, one genomic window encodes:
- a CDS encoding vWA domain-containing protein, which produces MANFSKSNVPQFSVEVYQNEYLPEGGREVNAIVTVTSTGGGTTGRVPLTGASATAAHAPGQAPNAAAVLMVDCSGSMEYPPTKMRNARDATAAAIDTLRDGTQFAVVAGTHVAKDVYPGNGRLATADTQTKAQAKDALRRLSSGGGTAIGTWLRLADRLLGAADVDIRHGILLTDGRNEHESPEDLRAALDACAGRFTCDARGVGTDWEVKEVTAIASALLGTADIVADPAGLAADFTQMMENAMGKEVADVALRLWTPVGVEIVFVKQVAPTVAELTDRRTVAGPRAGDYPTGSWGDESRDYHVCVRVPEAGIGQEMLAARVSLILPAPSAGEAPQTLSQGLVRAVWTDDMAASTSINPQVAHYTGQAELAQVIQQGLDARKSGDFDGATAKLGRAVQLASASGNADTAKLLSKVVDVVDAATGTVRLKARVAEADEMTLETRSTKTVRVKK; this is translated from the coding sequence ATGGCCAACTTCTCCAAGTCGAACGTGCCGCAGTTCTCCGTCGAGGTCTACCAGAACGAATATCTGCCCGAGGGCGGGCGTGAGGTCAACGCGATCGTCACCGTGACCTCGACGGGCGGTGGCACCACCGGCCGTGTGCCGCTGACCGGCGCGTCAGCGACGGCCGCACACGCACCGGGACAGGCGCCGAACGCCGCGGCGGTGCTCATGGTCGACTGTTCCGGCTCGATGGAGTACCCGCCGACCAAGATGCGCAACGCCCGCGACGCGACGGCGGCGGCCATCGACACCCTGCGTGACGGCACGCAGTTCGCGGTGGTGGCCGGAACCCATGTGGCCAAGGATGTGTACCCGGGCAACGGACGGCTCGCGACCGCCGACACGCAGACGAAGGCCCAGGCGAAGGACGCCCTGCGGCGGCTGAGCTCGGGCGGCGGTACGGCGATCGGTACGTGGCTGCGGCTGGCCGACCGGCTGCTGGGCGCGGCCGATGTGGATATCAGGCACGGCATCCTGCTCACCGACGGCCGTAACGAGCACGAGTCGCCCGAGGATCTGCGGGCCGCTCTGGACGCGTGTGCGGGCCGCTTCACCTGTGACGCGCGTGGCGTGGGCACCGACTGGGAAGTGAAAGAGGTCACAGCCATCGCCTCCGCGCTGCTCGGCACGGCGGACATCGTCGCCGATCCGGCGGGCCTCGCCGCGGACTTCACGCAGATGATGGAGAACGCGATGGGCAAGGAGGTCGCGGACGTGGCGCTGCGGCTCTGGACGCCCGTCGGGGTCGAGATCGTGTTCGTCAAGCAGGTGGCGCCCACGGTCGCCGAACTGACCGACCGGCGCACCGTGGCGGGACCCCGCGCCGGGGACTATCCGACGGGCTCCTGGGGCGACGAGTCCCGGGACTATCACGTGTGTGTACGGGTTCCCGAGGCCGGCATCGGTCAGGAGATGCTTGCGGCCCGGGTCTCGCTGATCCTTCCCGCCCCCTCGGCCGGCGAGGCCCCGCAGACCCTGTCCCAGGGACTCGTACGGGCGGTCTGGACGGACGACATGGCCGCGTCCACGTCCATCAACCCGCAGGTTGCCCACTACACAGGTCAGGCAGAACTGGCGCAAGTCATCCAACAGGGGCTGGATGCGCGTAAATCGGGAGACTTCGACGGCGCGACGGCGAAACTCGGCCGTGCGGTGCAGCTCGCATCGGCCTCCGGGAACGCGGATACTGCGAAACTGCTTTCGAAGGTGGTCGACGTTGTCGATGCAGCGACCGGTACTGTGCGACTGAAAGCGAGGGTGGCGGAAGCGGACGAGATGACACTCGAAACTCGCTCCACCAAGACCGTTCGCGTCAAGAAATAA
- a CDS encoding PP2C family serine/threonine-protein phosphatase — MSQIHQQASLPGCPSCEEPLESGDLFCGACGYDLSAVPAPPGDRPTVAITVPAQSAGAGPVEWPPASEADSSDLPAPTHRPADLPGLDSGGKPLPTTAPSAVRFDEPDAPAAEHPDTARPDADRPAASGDFELAAPGATAPDPRTAEHSGAGVPAGAKVCVACRSGHVDTDGYCENCGHAQPRERDHMEQELGSVAAVSDRGLRHHRNEDAFAVSSTALPDGSPAVVAIVCDGVSSASRPDEASAAAASAANETLLESLPRGTHPQQAMHEAILAAAEAVNSLAQEPGQAMEHDPHRHQNAPACTLVGAIMAGGLLVVGWVGDSRVYWVPEDRTNPPARLTEDDSWAAQMVATGLMNEAEAYADERAHAITGWLGADAYELEPHTASFKPDRPGLVVVCTDGLWNYAESAVEMATAVPPEAYERPLHGAQVLVGHALDGGGHDNVTVALLPFAVPTQGAGSAYSTA, encoded by the coding sequence ATGTCACAGATCCACCAGCAGGCCTCCTTGCCGGGGTGCCCCAGCTGTGAGGAACCGCTGGAGTCGGGCGACCTGTTCTGCGGAGCGTGCGGGTACGACCTCTCGGCCGTACCCGCCCCGCCGGGCGACCGTCCGACGGTCGCCATCACCGTCCCCGCGCAGAGCGCGGGCGCCGGTCCGGTGGAATGGCCGCCCGCTTCCGAGGCCGACAGCTCGGACCTGCCCGCGCCCACGCACCGTCCTGCCGATCTTCCGGGCCTGGACTCGGGCGGGAAGCCCCTGCCCACCACTGCCCCTTCGGCCGTCCGCTTCGACGAACCGGACGCCCCTGCCGCGGAGCATCCGGACACGGCCCGCCCCGACGCGGACCGCCCGGCCGCCTCGGGCGACTTCGAGCTGGCCGCTCCGGGGGCGACGGCACCCGACCCCCGTACCGCGGAGCACTCCGGTGCCGGTGTCCCGGCCGGTGCGAAGGTCTGTGTGGCGTGCCGCTCCGGCCACGTGGACACCGACGGCTACTGCGAGAACTGCGGGCACGCCCAGCCCCGCGAGCGCGACCACATGGAGCAGGAGCTCGGTTCCGTGGCCGCCGTCAGCGACCGCGGCCTGCGCCACCACCGCAACGAGGACGCGTTCGCGGTGTCCTCCACCGCGCTCCCTGACGGGTCACCGGCCGTCGTGGCGATCGTGTGCGACGGGGTCTCGTCGGCGAGCCGCCCGGACGAGGCCTCGGCCGCGGCCGCGAGCGCCGCCAACGAGACGCTGCTGGAGTCGCTGCCGCGGGGCACGCATCCGCAGCAGGCGATGCACGAGGCGATTCTCGCCGCCGCCGAGGCGGTCAACTCCCTTGCGCAGGAACCCGGTCAAGCGATGGAGCACGATCCGCACCGCCATCAGAACGCCCCGGCGTGCACGCTGGTCGGCGCGATCATGGCGGGCGGTCTGCTGGTCGTCGGGTGGGTCGGTGACAGCCGTGTCTACTGGGTGCCCGAGGACCGCACGAATCCGCCCGCCCGGCTCACGGAGGACGACTCCTGGGCCGCGCAGATGGTGGCGACGGGCCTGATGAACGAGGCGGAGGCGTACGCCGACGAGCGCGCCCACGCCATCACGGGCTGGCTCGGCGCCGACGCGTACGAACTGGAGCCGCACACCGCTTCCTTCAAACCGGACCGGCCCGGTCTGGTGGTGGTGTGTACCGACGGACTGTGGAACTACGCCGAGTCGGCGGTGGAGATGGCGACGGCCGTGCCGCCCGAGGCGTACGAACGGCCGCTGCACGGCGCCCAGGTGCTGGTCGGCCATGCGCTCGACGGCGGGGGCCACGACAACGTAACAGTGGCCCTGCTCCCGTTCGCCGTGCCGACGCAAGGGGCAGGATCGGCCTACAGCACCGCCTGA
- a CDS encoding FHA domain-containing protein has product MPTCPNGHQSGSEDWCEVCGHRMAGAGAPAGAVPPPPPPPPAPGYGYPQGSGEPTAQAELCPQCRTPREAMAPFCEECRWNFLTNTATSYTPLAPQGGAGGPVPGLNLPPGFQAQQGPPQPPQQRDPFEYQSSRPSQMNRPAEPLSPEQAGRPGPPPPPSFQQGPPPPPAFQQQSSSPFERQGQQGQPGQPSPFDPQGQQGQPGPFDPQGQPGPQGQQGHPSPFDPQRQGPPPPPSFQQQSAPPQPQAPQTGGDDWMLPPPSQQQQPPQAFQQGPQTPQAPQQHFPGQGPGQAQGQGPVPGQSRQPVSWSAVIAPDREYFLAMMQRSGPEATGLNLPAYSPEQHLPLTGNQITIGRRRHSTGESPDIDLAVPPEDPGVSHQHAVLVQQPDGNWAVVDQNSTNGTTLNGAEDPIQPYVPVPLQDGDQVHVGAWTTITVRRD; this is encoded by the coding sequence ATGCCGACCTGCCCGAACGGACACCAGTCGGGTTCCGAGGACTGGTGCGAGGTCTGCGGACATCGCATGGCCGGGGCGGGCGCGCCCGCGGGCGCAGTCCCCCCGCCGCCTCCCCCGCCGCCCGCGCCCGGTTACGGCTACCCGCAGGGTTCCGGGGAGCCGACCGCCCAGGCCGAGCTCTGCCCGCAGTGCCGCACCCCGCGTGAGGCGATGGCGCCGTTCTGTGAGGAGTGCCGCTGGAACTTCCTCACGAACACGGCGACGTCGTACACCCCGCTCGCCCCGCAGGGTGGCGCCGGGGGCCCGGTGCCCGGGCTGAATCTGCCGCCCGGCTTCCAGGCCCAGCAGGGCCCGCCGCAGCCTCCGCAGCAGCGCGACCCGTTCGAGTACCAGAGCTCGCGGCCCTCGCAGATGAACCGGCCCGCCGAGCCGCTCTCGCCGGAGCAGGCAGGCAGGCCGGGCCCGCCGCCTCCCCCGTCGTTCCAGCAGGGGCCGCCGCCCCCGCCCGCATTCCAGCAGCAGTCGTCGTCCCCCTTCGAGCGACAGGGACAGCAGGGTCAGCCCGGGCAGCCCTCGCCGTTCGACCCGCAGGGTCAGCAGGGACAGCCGGGGCCGTTCGACCCGCAGGGACAGCCGGGGCCGCAGGGACAGCAGGGTCACCCCTCGCCGTTCGACCCGCAGCGCCAGGGTCCGCCGCCGCCCCCGTCGTTCCAGCAGCAGTCCGCGCCGCCGCAGCCGCAGGCTCCGCAGACCGGCGGGGACGACTGGATGCTGCCGCCGCCCTCGCAGCAGCAGCAGCCCCCGCAGGCTTTCCAGCAGGGACCGCAGACGCCTCAGGCCCCGCAGCAGCACTTCCCCGGCCAGGGCCCAGGTCAGGCTCAGGGACAGGGTCCCGTTCCGGGCCAGAGCCGGCAGCCGGTCAGCTGGTCGGCCGTGATCGCGCCGGACCGCGAGTACTTCCTGGCGATGATGCAGCGCAGCGGCCCCGAGGCGACCGGGCTCAACCTGCCCGCGTACTCCCCGGAGCAGCACCTTCCGCTCACGGGCAACCAGATCACGATCGGCCGTCGGCGGCACAGCACCGGCGAGTCCCCCGACATCGACCTGGCCGTGCCGCCGGAGGACCCGGGCGTCTCGCACCAGCACGCCGTGCTGGTGCAGCAGCCGGACGGCAACTGGGCCGTCGTCGACCAGAACTCCACCAACGGCACCACGCTCAACGGCGCCGAGGATCCGATCCAGCCCTATGTGCCCGTGCCGCTCCAGGACGGCGACCAGGTGCATGTCGGGGCCTGGACGACGATCACGGTGCGCCGCGACTGA
- a CDS encoding tetratricopeptide repeat protein: MSTQCRRPACEGSYEDMGGGELYCDTCGLAPVESPPAQDPGSPRCQRPACEGSYEDMGGGELYCDTCGLAPVVSSTGMLSSPPTGIAGGGKGSSSSSQRSSSRASSRSSSRSSTSRRSVSGRLSRSLSGASASRSVSVRSSGTSTGVSGRGRLGAGLVLVPDVPRPDPRTAVMENPEVPERKRFCSRSDCGAPVGRARGERPGRTEGFCTKCGHPYSFVPKLQSGDVVHGQYEVAGCLAHGGLGWVYLAVDRAVSDRWVVLKGLLDTGDQDAMAAAISERRFLAEIEHSNIVRIYNFVEHLDQRTGSLDGYIVMEYVGGKALKEIANDRRTPAGKRDPLPVEQACAYGIEALEALGHLHSRNLLYCDFKVDNAIQTEDQLKLIDMGAVRRMDDDESAIYGTVGYQAPEVAEVGPSVASDLYTVARTLAVLTFDFQGYTNVFVDSLPDPDNIEVFRRYESFYRLLVRATDPDPARRFASATEMAEQLTGVLREVVALQTGRPRPSLSTLFGTELRVTDTALFAELTDEVSRLGVRSAPAGGGRFARRRNGSAVAPAQGAVATAVAGALPVGTRPAGAVPPPAAYPYSAPGAGAVYAPDTHVRAGGGGTPGGGGSPLAYAPPQAAVPAPRAAVPDPATLPGAYTGRGGPRLGVFDARATSLALPVPRVDANDPNAGFLAGLMASAPAELISALGTVPAASLETRLRELRARLEMSELDAGARALGALEAEHPDDWRVVWYRGVTSLVTGDNEIAALSFDAVYDAFPGEPAPKLALGICAEVLGQLDNAAEYYRLVWATDPSFVSAAFGLARVQIAAGDRVGAVRTLESVPESSIHYTAARVAAVRARLRERVPQDPLIDDLLAAADQVTALKGYGLDAVRREQLSTEVLGTALDWVLSGSPTAQSPATASPATAGPRTLLDSELDERGLRFGLERSYRMLARLAQRGDERIELVERANRFRPRTWV; the protein is encoded by the coding sequence GTGAGTACACAGTGCCGGCGCCCCGCGTGCGAGGGCAGTTACGAGGACATGGGCGGCGGTGAGCTGTACTGCGACACCTGCGGCCTCGCGCCGGTGGAGTCGCCTCCGGCGCAGGACCCCGGGAGTCCGCGGTGCCAGCGCCCCGCGTGCGAGGGCAGCTACGAGGACATGGGCGGCGGTGAGCTGTACTGCGACACCTGCGGCCTCGCGCCGGTCGTTTCCTCGACGGGCATGCTGAGCTCGCCGCCCACGGGTATCGCGGGCGGCGGCAAGGGGAGCAGCAGCAGCTCTCAGCGGTCGAGTTCGCGCGCGTCCTCGCGGTCCTCGTCCCGCTCGTCGACCTCGCGGCGCTCGGTGTCCGGGCGGCTCTCCCGCTCGTTGTCGGGCGCCTCGGCGTCCCGTTCGGTGTCGGTGCGCTCCTCGGGCACGTCGACGGGCGTCTCGGGCCGGGGCAGGCTGGGTGCCGGTCTGGTACTCGTACCGGATGTGCCGCGGCCCGATCCGCGGACCGCGGTCATGGAGAACCCCGAGGTCCCGGAGCGGAAGCGGTTCTGCTCCCGTTCCGACTGCGGAGCGCCGGTGGGCCGGGCCCGCGGGGAACGGCCGGGCCGGACCGAGGGATTCTGCACCAAGTGCGGCCACCCCTACTCCTTCGTGCCGAAGCTGCAGAGCGGCGACGTCGTCCACGGGCAGTACGAGGTCGCGGGCTGCCTGGCGCACGGCGGGCTGGGCTGGGTGTACCTCGCCGTGGACCGTGCCGTATCCGACCGCTGGGTGGTGCTGAAGGGCCTGTTGGACACGGGCGACCAGGACGCGATGGCCGCGGCCATCTCCGAGCGGCGCTTCCTCGCGGAGATCGAGCACTCCAACATCGTCCGCATCTACAACTTCGTGGAGCACCTGGACCAGCGGACCGGTTCGCTCGACGGCTACATCGTGATGGAGTACGTCGGCGGCAAGGCGCTCAAGGAGATCGCCAACGACCGCCGCACACCGGCCGGGAAGCGGGATCCGCTGCCGGTCGAGCAGGCGTGCGCCTACGGCATCGAGGCGCTGGAGGCGCTGGGCCATCTGCACAGCCGCAACCTCCTGTACTGCGACTTCAAGGTCGACAACGCGATCCAGACCGAGGACCAGCTCAAGCTGATCGACATGGGCGCGGTGCGGAGGATGGACGACGACGAGTCGGCCATCTACGGCACGGTCGGCTACCAGGCGCCGGAGGTGGCCGAGGTCGGCCCGTCCGTCGCCTCCGACCTGTACACGGTCGCGCGGACGCTGGCGGTGCTCACCTTCGACTTCCAGGGGTACACGAACGTCTTCGTGGACTCGCTGCCCGACCCGGACAACATCGAGGTCTTCCGGCGGTACGAGTCGTTCTACCGGCTGCTCGTGCGGGCCACGGACCCGGATCCGGCGCGGCGGTTCGCCTCGGCCACGGAGATGGCCGAGCAACTGACGGGCGTGCTCCGGGAGGTGGTGGCCCTGCAGACGGGGCGCCCGCGCCCGTCGCTCTCGACGCTCTTCGGTACGGAACTGCGGGTCACGGACACGGCGTTGTTCGCGGAGCTGACGGACGAGGTGTCGCGGCTGGGCGTCCGGTCGGCTCCGGCCGGCGGCGGGCGCTTCGCGCGGCGGCGGAACGGTTCGGCCGTGGCCCCCGCACAGGGTGCGGTGGCGACCGCTGTGGCCGGCGCGCTGCCGGTCGGCACCCGGCCCGCAGGGGCTGTGCCCCCACCGGCCGCCTACCCGTACAGCGCTCCGGGCGCCGGTGCGGTGTACGCGCCCGACACCCATGTCCGGGCCGGCGGGGGCGGCACGCCGGGCGGCGGGGGAAGCCCGCTCGCGTACGCCCCACCGCAGGCGGCCGTTCCGGCTCCGCGCGCGGCGGTCCCGGATCCCGCCACGCTCCCGGGGGCGTACACCGGCCGGGGCGGGCCCCGGCTGGGGGTCTTCGACGCGCGGGCCACCTCGCTCGCCCTGCCGGTCCCCCGGGTCGACGCGAACGATCCCAACGCCGGTTTCCTCGCCGGGCTGATGGCGTCGGCACCCGCCGAACTGATCTCCGCTCTGGGGACCGTGCCCGCCGCCTCGCTGGAGACGCGGCTGCGCGAGCTGCGCGCACGCCTGGAGATGAGCGAACTCGACGCCGGCGCCCGGGCACTGGGAGCGCTGGAGGCCGAGCATCCGGACGACTGGCGGGTGGTCTGGTACCGCGGTGTCACCTCGCTGGTGACCGGCGACAACGAGATCGCGGCCTTGTCCTTCGACGCGGTCTACGACGCGTTCCCCGGTGAGCCCGCGCCGAAGCTGGCCCTGGGGATCTGCGCGGAGGTGCTGGGCCAGCTGGACAACGCCGCGGAGTACTACCGCCTGGTGTGGGCGACCGATCCGAGCTTCGTCAGCGCCGCGTTCGGTCTTGCCCGGGTACAGATCGCCGCGGGTGACCGGGTCGGGGCGGTGCGGACCCTGGAGTCCGTACCGGAGTCGTCGATCCACTACACGGCGGCGCGGGTGGCCGCGGTGCGGGCCCGGCTGCGCGAGAGGGTCCCGCAGGATCCCCTGATCGACGATCTCCTCGCCGCGGCGGACCAGGTGACGGCCCTCAAGGGCTACGGGCTGGACGCGGTCCGGCGCGAGCAGTTGTCGACCGAGGTGCTGGGGACGGCACTTGACTGGGTACTCTCCGGTAGTCCCACAGCTCAGTCACCGGCCACGGCCTCCCCCGCGACCGCGGGACCGAGGACGCTGCTGGACAGTGAGCTGGACGAGCGAGGCCTCAGGTTCGGTCTCGAACGCTCGTACCGGATGCTCGCCCGGCTCGCGCAGCGGGGCGACGAGAGGATCGAACTGGTGGAGCGGGCCAACCGTTTCCGCCCCCGGACCTGGGTGTGA
- a CDS encoding globin, with protein sequence MTEIPRDTLQEQTFYEQVGGEETFRRLVHRFYQGVADDPLLRPMYPEEDLGPAEERFTLFLMQYWGGPRTYSDERGHPRLRMRHVPFRVDRAAHDAWLGHMRVALDELGLSPAHERQLWDYLTYAAASMINTEG encoded by the coding sequence GTGACAGAGATTCCGCGCGACACGCTTCAGGAGCAGACCTTCTACGAGCAGGTCGGCGGCGAGGAGACCTTCCGGCGCCTGGTCCACCGCTTCTACCAGGGGGTCGCGGACGACCCGCTGCTGCGGCCGATGTACCCGGAGGAGGATCTGGGTCCGGCCGAGGAGCGCTTCACCCTGTTCCTCATGCAGTACTGGGGCGGTCCGCGCACCTACAGCGACGAGCGGGGGCACCCCCGGCTGCGGATGCGGCACGTTCCGTTCCGGGTGGACCGGGCGGCTCACGACGCCTGGCTCGGCCATATGCGGGTGGCGCTCGACGAGCTCGGGCTGTCCCCCGCGCACGAGCGGCAGTTGTGGGACTACCTCACGTACGCCGCCGCCTCGATGATCAACACCGAGGGCTGA
- a CDS encoding ABC transporter permease codes for MTGFVFLRVRAHRLLLAAALLAVLLTTCVLAALTAFSGSVGDAALRHTLTHRSAESASLFVSAEVDREQREEADEAVREAARATFDGLPVTVRKLETSGPYALPRGLQAPTGRRGEPDLTHLAALDRSRVRLAEGRMPAAGAGNAAGPVQVALPRAAAEALKLKPGARLTLADRLGGAPLQVEITGLYEVSDQADPYWQLDALGGRGVRKVVFTTYGPLLADPAVLASGRLSPGGVSWLAGADFRTVTTGRTGDLHSTSTDGPKALSAAPVFDGGITVRTSLPTVIEQIDRALLVSRSTIMIVAVQLVLLAGYALLLVARLLSSERAGETELLRARGGSRGRIASLAATEALLLAVPAALVAPLVAGPLTRLLADRSGLTRIGLRLGDGVNGSVWLVAAAVALACALAVVAPALAASAGGRRGSRAAALPTPVRAGADLGLLLVAGVAYWQLDRQTGLSGSGALSGDREGDLGIDPLLVAAPALALLAGTVLTLRLLPPAARLAERRAAGGRGLSSALAGWQFSRRPLRGAGPVLLLVLAVATGMLAIGQAASWDRSQSDQADFRSGASVRIVAGLGNDPAKAAPYTDLPGVREAAPAFRATAELSGGRTAEVLALDTAHADERMLMREDLAGSAPQKLFDAITPPKAARTGVTLPKGSTRAVFDLRILDTTAPGAKKPAGPAPLVSVLLEDRYGIAYRVGAGTVPVDGREHTVSVPVSPSGELAVTGFEVDGDVPAGRSQKRLVSVTGLRAQTGSGSEQPVPVVDGVRWRAATTVTEAGEERPGETPRTVSGSGTSPSFRYGTGAVLTPEPFFGGGPVGTLRITAVRAPAPALKAVATDAYLTYSGAKLGQDVDLTLAGQTVRVTLAKAVRQLPTTGAPVAVSGAESSTKPGGSLLLDLKAVSEVLAHRSGAALAPTEWWLSTAPGDGPDVAAELRKLPGTDPAQVLVRDETARELADDPLGAGPQSALLAVAAVAAALAAVGYAVGLVGSQRERSAEFAVLRALGTPRRRLARMVAAEQGILIALAMVIGLALGAVLTRAVVPLVVLTGQAARPVPDVLVLLPAGQVAVLLAAVAVFPLVIVAAITLRRADPAVSLRHQGDN; via the coding sequence GTGACGGGGTTCGTCTTTCTGCGTGTGCGTGCGCACCGGCTGCTTCTCGCGGCCGCCCTCCTGGCCGTGCTGCTCACCACCTGTGTACTGGCCGCGCTGACCGCCTTCTCCGGTTCCGTCGGGGACGCCGCCCTGCGGCACACGCTGACCCACCGCTCCGCCGAGTCCGCCTCGCTCTTCGTGTCCGCCGAGGTGGACCGGGAGCAGCGTGAGGAGGCCGACGAGGCGGTCCGCGAGGCGGCCCGCGCGACGTTCGACGGACTGCCGGTGACGGTACGGAAGCTGGAGACCTCGGGACCGTACGCGCTGCCCCGCGGTCTCCAGGCCCCGACCGGGCGGCGCGGCGAACCCGACCTCACGCACCTCGCTGCGCTCGACCGCAGCCGCGTCCGCCTGGCCGAGGGGCGCATGCCCGCCGCCGGAGCCGGGAACGCCGCCGGGCCGGTGCAGGTGGCGCTCCCCCGCGCCGCCGCCGAGGCCCTGAAGCTGAAGCCGGGTGCGCGTCTCACCCTCGCCGACCGACTGGGCGGTGCACCGCTCCAGGTCGAGATCACCGGTCTGTACGAGGTGTCCGACCAGGCCGACCCGTACTGGCAGTTGGACGCGCTCGGCGGGCGCGGGGTCCGCAAGGTCGTCTTCACTACGTACGGTCCGCTGCTCGCCGATCCCGCGGTGCTCGCCTCCGGCAGGCTCAGTCCCGGCGGGGTGTCCTGGCTGGCCGGCGCCGACTTCCGTACGGTGACCACCGGCCGGACCGGGGACCTGCATAGCACCTCGACGGACGGTCCGAAGGCGCTGTCGGCCGCCCCCGTGTTCGACGGCGGGATCACGGTGCGGACCTCGCTGCCCACCGTCATCGAGCAGATCGACCGGGCGCTGCTGGTGTCCCGCTCGACGATCATGATCGTCGCCGTCCAGCTGGTCCTGCTCGCCGGTTACGCCCTGCTGCTCGTGGCCAGGCTGCTGAGCAGCGAGCGAGCCGGCGAGACCGAACTGCTGCGGGCCCGGGGCGGCTCGCGGGGCCGGATCGCCTCGCTGGCCGCGACCGAGGCACTGCTGCTCGCCGTACCGGCCGCCCTCGTCGCCCCGCTGGTCGCCGGTCCGCTGACCCGGCTGCTCGCGGACCGGAGCGGGCTCACCCGGATCGGCCTGCGGCTCGGCGACGGTGTGAACGGCTCGGTGTGGCTGGTGGCCGCCGCCGTCGCCCTGGCCTGTGCGCTGGCCGTGGTGGCACCGGCGCTGGCCGCGAGTGCGGGCGGGCGGCGGGGCTCCCGCGCCGCGGCGCTGCCCACTCCGGTGCGTGCGGGCGCCGACCTCGGGCTGCTGCTGGTCGCCGGTGTGGCGTACTGGCAGCTGGACCGGCAGACCGGGTTGTCGGGCAGCGGCGCGCTCAGTGGCGACCGGGAGGGCGATCTCGGCATCGATCCGCTGCTGGTAGCCGCGCCCGCCCTGGCCCTCCTCGCGGGAACCGTGCTGACTCTGCGGCTGCTGCCGCCCGCGGCGAGGCTCGCGGAGCGCCGTGCGGCGGGCGGCAGGGGGCTGTCCTCGGCGCTGGCCGGATGGCAGTTCAGCCGCCGGCCGCTGCGCGGTGCGGGTCCGGTGCTGCTGCTGGTGCTGGCCGTGGCGACGGGCATGCTGGCCATCGGCCAGGCCGCTTCCTGGGACCGCTCGCAGAGCGACCAGGCCGACTTCAGGTCCGGTGCTTCGGTACGGATCGTGGCGGGGCTCGGCAATGACCCGGCGAAGGCCGCGCCGTACACGGATCTGCCCGGCGTACGCGAGGCGGCTCCGGCGTTCCGTGCCACGGCCGAGCTGTCCGGCGGACGGACGGCCGAGGTGCTGGCGCTGGACACCGCGCATGCGGACGAGCGGATGCTGATGCGAGAGGACCTCGCGGGCTCGGCACCGCAGAAGCTGTTCGACGCGATCACCCCGCCGAAGGCCGCCCGTACCGGGGTGACGCTGCCGAAGGGCAGCACCCGTGCGGTGTTCGATCTGCGGATCCTCGACACCACGGCCCCCGGGGCGAAGAAGCCGGCCGGTCCGGCTCCGCTGGTCAGCGTTCTGCTGGAGGACCGCTACGGCATCGCCTACCGGGTCGGTGCCGGGACCGTTCCCGTCGACGGGCGCGAGCACACCGTCTCCGTCCCCGTGTCCCCGTCGGGCGAACTGGCCGTGACCGGATTCGAGGTGGACGGCGATGTGCCCGCGGGCCGCTCCCAGAAGCGGCTGGTCTCGGTGACGGGCCTCAGGGCGCAGACCGGCAGTGGGAGCGAGCAGCCGGTTCCGGTCGTGGACGGGGTCCGGTGGCGGGCCGCCACGACCGTCACCGAGGCCGGGGAGGAGAGGCCGGGCGAGACACCGCGGACGGTGAGCGGCTCGGGCACCTCGCCCTCCTTCCGGTACGGCACCGGGGCCGTCCTGACCCCGGAGCCGTTCTTCGGCGGCGGCCCGGTCGGCACGCTCCGGATCACCGCGGTCCGCGCACCGGCTCCGGCGCTGAAGGCGGTGGCGACCGACGCGTACCTGACGTACTCGGGGGCGAAGCTGGGCCAGGACGTCGACCTCACGCTGGCGGGCCAGACGGTCCGGGTGACCCTGGCGAAGGCGGTGCGGCAGCTGCCCACCACTGGTGCTCCCGTGGCCGTGAGCGGTGCGGAGTCGTCGACGAAGCCCGGCGGAAGCCTGCTCCTGGACCTCAAGGCCGTGTCCGAGGTGCTCGCCCACCGGTCCGGGGCCGCCCTTGCGCCCACCGAGTGGTGGCTGAGCACGGCGCCCGGCGACGGGCCGGACGTGGCGGCCGAGCTGCGCAAGCTGCCGGGTACGGATCCGGCCCAGGTGCTGGTGCGGGACGAGACGGCCCGGGAGCTGGCGGACGACCCGCTGGGAGCGGGTCCGCAGTCCGCGCTGCTGGCGGTCGCCGCGGTCGCCGCCGCGCTGGCCGCAGTCGGTTACGCGGTCGGCCTCGTGGGCTCGCAGCGCGAACGGTCCGCCGAGTTCGCCGTGTTGCGGGCCCTGGGCACGCCCCGCCGCAGGCTGGCCCGGATGGTCGCCGCGGAGCAGGGGATCCTGATCGCCCTCGCCATGGTGATCGGGCTCGCTCTGGGGGCTGTTCTGACCAGGGCCGTCGTACCGCTCGTGGTGCTGACGGGACAGGCTGCCCGGCCGGTGCCGGATGTCCTGGTGCTGCTGCCTGCTGGGCAGGTCGCCGTGCTGCTGGCCGCCGTCGCGGTGTTCCCGCTGGTGATCGTGGCCGCCATCACGCTGCGGCGGGCAGACCCCGCCGTTTCGCTGCGCCACCAGGGGGACAACTGA